In Gossypium arboreum isolate Shixiya-1 chromosome 6, ASM2569848v2, whole genome shotgun sequence, the following are encoded in one genomic region:
- the LOC108486010 gene encoding putative EG45-like domain containing protein 1: MEKITLIFVGIIASFVSFASATPGIATFYRNYVPSACFGSQDQGKMIAAAGDGLWNNGAVCGKMFTVTCTGPRNPVPHPCTGNSVAVKIVDHCPGCPSTIDLSREAFALIANPVAGIINIDYNQV, from the exons ATGGAGAAGATTACTTTGATTTTTGTTGGTATCATTGCTAGCTTTGTCTCTTTTGCTTCAGCAACACCAGGGATTGCAACCTTCTACAGAAATTATGTTC CTTCTGCATGCTTTGGAAGTCAGGATCAAGGAAAAATGATTGCCGCGGCTGGTGATGGATTGTGGAATAATGGGGCAGTGTGTGGGAAAATGTTCACTGTGACATGCACGGGACCCCGAAATCCCGTACCACATCCATGCACAGGCAACAGCGTAGCTGTGAAGATCGTTGATCACTGTCCGGGATGCCCATCAACCATTGATCTCTCCCGAGAGGCATTCGCTCTTATTGCTAACCCTGTTGCCGGTATCATTAACATTGACTACAACCA gGTTTGA